The proteins below come from a single Seriola aureovittata isolate HTS-2021-v1 ecotype China chromosome 23, ASM2101889v1, whole genome shotgun sequence genomic window:
- the LOC130164038 gene encoding uncharacterized protein LOC130164038 isoform X1, with product MKRGSSVLQPPSDAAKRHTHPANAHTKTHTGCDARSLTVTNTHAEHTPDTHAAGSSPFPAATSLFSPDVSTKMASDLLIRLSEATQKAQVHPGSRVEAEVEPQRREALLEVRGGQQDEPGLALSPDGPGASPEPPSLTHTPDGNATTDTLASDLLRKLAERQEVNCHGVRVKEEEEPMEIDTMVVSDLIRDRPITKEPAAPSPKMASHPLLAIKTEDQSFSGEKMMEQTHPGAKMAEQCLLGLKIEDKFFTGGCQSGSKTGDSVVSGANKFQFRLKMEDSGISGTKMADQLLSGAKMEEQFLFKAKIAERPFSGAKMSNRFLSGVKMEDPFPSGVKMENQLLSEARMADQVFSRAKTEEQLFFGAKMEDQCLRAVLWQDMSVNLASTLLHQLSERVSKSNVQPVERSTPPIRSSPVLKVNVDPLRSSPLLSSQQPPQETQTSINRDQTTGCSYFYRCHVCGFETEGRALFQSHMTEHRQWEHGSFSLHCCVCDHSTNQEAEMRAHAATHIQGDTGVSGDMRCPVTPPATATAAASSSTPAVAMATQPEKSTSEHRCRICQRSFPGQQELLVHFQGHRQGNQYRCDRCGHLTRTANKLVEHVRVHTGERPFTCDLCPYSAKRRDSLRLHCKVKHAAHVNGNAADTPGDVHTHRSYVHGDNQRSNKHVQRLHTPPYTHTAAPSSSSCSSLPPLHPSLSDRAGWRDLSPLLPITTLISLKPRSPSSPSSSTSSSSASSSSSPSPSSSSSSSSSKHSFLGYLGLTTSL from the exons ATGAAGCGTGGGTCGAGTGTGTTGCAGCCTCCCTCTGATGCAGCCAAAcgacacacacaccctgcaaacgcacacacaaagacacacaccgGCTGTGATGCTCGCTCGCTGACTGTGACCAACACACACGCCGAACACACACCGGACACACACGCCGCAGGTTCAAGTCCCTTCCCAGCAGCCACCTCTCTGTTCAGCCCTGATGTCAGCACCAAGATGGCGTCCGACCTCCTCATCAGACTCTCag agGCAACCCAGAAGGCCCAGGTGCATCCTGGGAGCCGGGTGGAGGCAGAGGTGGAGCCACAGCGACGCGAGGCCCTGCTGGAGGTGCGCGGCGGGCAGCAGGACGAGCCCGGCCTCGCTCTCTCACCGGACGGCCCCGGGGCGAGTCCCGAGCCGccgtcactcacacacacgcctgATGGCAACGCAACCACCGACACACTGGCCTCAGACCTGCTGAGGAAACTGGCAg AGCGTCAGGAGGTGAACTGCCATGGCGTCAGggtcaaagaagaagaagagccgATGGAAATTGACACAATGGTGGTCTCTGACCTCATCCGTGATCGACCAATCACAAAAGAGCCGGCCGCACCTTCCCCCAAGATGGCGAGCCACCCCCTCCTCGCCATTAAAACAGAGGACCAGAGCTTCAGTGGCGAAAAGATGATGGAGCAGACGCACCCTGGAGCCAAAATGGCGGAGCAGTGTCTCCTTGGCCTTAAAATAGAAGACAAGTTTTTTACAGGAGGCTGCCAGTCCGGCTCAAAGACAGGGGACAGCGTCGTCTCCGGAGCCAACAAGTTTCAGTTCAGATTAAAAATGGAGGACAGTGGAATCTCCGGGACCAAGATGGCAGACCAGCTCCTCTCCGGAGCCAAGATGGAGGAGCAGTTTCTCTTTAAAGCAAAAATTGCAGAGCGGCCTTTCTCCGGAGCGAAGATGAGCAACAGGTTTCTCTCCGGGGTGAAGATGGAGGACCCGTTTCCTTCTGGGGTCAAGATGGAgaaccagctgctctctgaggcCAGGATGGCGGACCAGGTGTTTTCCAGAGCGAAGACGGAGGAGCAGCTTTTCTTCGGAGCCAAGATGGAAGACCAGTGCCTCAGAGCCGTGCTGTGGCAGGACATGTCGGTGAACCTGGCGTCCACGCTCCTGCACCAGCtctcag agaGGGTCAGTAAATCCAACGTTCAGCCAGTGGAGAGGTCGACTCCTCCCATCAGAAGCAG tcCTGTTTTGAAGGTGAATGTGGACCCACTCCGTTCCTCGCCCCTGTTGAGCTCCCAGCAACCTCCACAGG AAACTCAAACCAGCATCAACAGAGATCAAACCACAGGTTGCTCTTACTTCTACAG GTGTCACGTTTGCGGGTTCGAGACGGAGGGCCGCGCCCTTTTCCAGAGTCACATGACAGAACACCGCCAATGGGAGCACGGCTCCTTCTCGCTGCACTGCTGCGTGTGCGACCACTCGACCAATCAGGAGGCAGAGATGAGGGCTCACGCCGCCACGCACATACAGGGCGACACGGGGGTCAGCGGAGACATGAG ATGCCCCGTCACCCCTCCTGCCACCGCCACCGCTGCCGCCTCCAGCAGCACTCCGgcagttgccatggcaacccaGCCGGAGAAGAGCACCTCTGAGCATCGCTGCCGCATCTGCCAGAGGTCGTTTCCAGGGCAACAGGAGCTGCTGGTTCACTTCCAGGGTCATCGCCAAGGCAACCAGTACCGGTGCGACCGGTGCGGCCACCTGACGCGGACAGCCAACAAGCTGGTGGAGCACGTTCGCGTGCACACGGGCGAGCGGCCGTTCACCTGCGACCTCTGCCCCTACAGCGCCAAGCGGCGGGACAGTCTGCGGCTGCACTGCAAGGTCAAACACGCCGCGCACGTCAACGGGAACGCGGCGGACACGCCCGGCGACGTGCACACGCACCGCTCGTACGTGCACGGAGACAATCAGCGTTCAAACAAACACGTTCAGCGGCTGCACACACcgccctacacacacactgctgcaccctcctcttcctcctgctcctctcttcctcctcttcatccctcgCTCTCCGACCGGGCGGGATGGAGGGatttatctcctctcctccccatcACGACGCTCATCTCTCTGAAACCACGCTCTCCttcttcaccctcctcctccacttcctcctcttcagcctcctcctcttcctccccttcaccctcctcctcctcctcttcttcctcctccaaaCACTCCTTTCTTGGTTACCTTGGTCTGACGACTTCTttataa
- the LOC130164038 gene encoding uncharacterized protein LOC130164038 isoform X2, giving the protein MEEIYSLYIGYAPDCTTTTTTATCPPGTEATQKAQVHPGSRVEAEVEPQRREALLEVRGGQQDEPGLALSPDGPGASPEPPSLTHTPDGNATTDTLASDLLRKLAERQEVNCHGVRVKEEEEPMEIDTMVVSDLIRDRPITKEPAAPSPKMASHPLLAIKTEDQSFSGEKMMEQTHPGAKMAEQCLLGLKIEDKFFTGGCQSGSKTGDSVVSGANKFQFRLKMEDSGISGTKMADQLLSGAKMEEQFLFKAKIAERPFSGAKMSNRFLSGVKMEDPFPSGVKMENQLLSEARMADQVFSRAKTEEQLFFGAKMEDQCLRAVLWQDMSVNLASTLLHQLSERVSKSNVQPVERSTPPIRSSPVLKVNVDPLRSSPLLSSQQPPQETQTSINRDQTTGCSYFYRCHVCGFETEGRALFQSHMTEHRQWEHGSFSLHCCVCDHSTNQEAEMRAHAATHIQGDTGVSGDMRCPVTPPATATAAASSSTPAVAMATQPEKSTSEHRCRICQRSFPGQQELLVHFQGHRQGNQYRCDRCGHLTRTANKLVEHVRVHTGERPFTCDLCPYSAKRRDSLRLHCKVKHAAHVNGNAADTPGDVHTHRSYVHGDNQRSNKHVQRLHTPPYTHTAAPSSSSCSSLPPLHPSLSDRAGWRDLSPLLPITTLISLKPRSPSSPSSSTSSSSASSSSSPSPSSSSSSSSSKHSFLGYLGLTTSL; this is encoded by the exons ATGGAAGAAATCTATAGTCTATATATAGGCTATGCCCCGGactgcaccaccaccaccaccacagccacCTGCCCTCCCGGTACCG agGCAACCCAGAAGGCCCAGGTGCATCCTGGGAGCCGGGTGGAGGCAGAGGTGGAGCCACAGCGACGCGAGGCCCTGCTGGAGGTGCGCGGCGGGCAGCAGGACGAGCCCGGCCTCGCTCTCTCACCGGACGGCCCCGGGGCGAGTCCCGAGCCGccgtcactcacacacacgcctgATGGCAACGCAACCACCGACACACTGGCCTCAGACCTGCTGAGGAAACTGGCAg AGCGTCAGGAGGTGAACTGCCATGGCGTCAGggtcaaagaagaagaagagccgATGGAAATTGACACAATGGTGGTCTCTGACCTCATCCGTGATCGACCAATCACAAAAGAGCCGGCCGCACCTTCCCCCAAGATGGCGAGCCACCCCCTCCTCGCCATTAAAACAGAGGACCAGAGCTTCAGTGGCGAAAAGATGATGGAGCAGACGCACCCTGGAGCCAAAATGGCGGAGCAGTGTCTCCTTGGCCTTAAAATAGAAGACAAGTTTTTTACAGGAGGCTGCCAGTCCGGCTCAAAGACAGGGGACAGCGTCGTCTCCGGAGCCAACAAGTTTCAGTTCAGATTAAAAATGGAGGACAGTGGAATCTCCGGGACCAAGATGGCAGACCAGCTCCTCTCCGGAGCCAAGATGGAGGAGCAGTTTCTCTTTAAAGCAAAAATTGCAGAGCGGCCTTTCTCCGGAGCGAAGATGAGCAACAGGTTTCTCTCCGGGGTGAAGATGGAGGACCCGTTTCCTTCTGGGGTCAAGATGGAgaaccagctgctctctgaggcCAGGATGGCGGACCAGGTGTTTTCCAGAGCGAAGACGGAGGAGCAGCTTTTCTTCGGAGCCAAGATGGAAGACCAGTGCCTCAGAGCCGTGCTGTGGCAGGACATGTCGGTGAACCTGGCGTCCACGCTCCTGCACCAGCtctcag agaGGGTCAGTAAATCCAACGTTCAGCCAGTGGAGAGGTCGACTCCTCCCATCAGAAGCAG tcCTGTTTTGAAGGTGAATGTGGACCCACTCCGTTCCTCGCCCCTGTTGAGCTCCCAGCAACCTCCACAGG AAACTCAAACCAGCATCAACAGAGATCAAACCACAGGTTGCTCTTACTTCTACAG GTGTCACGTTTGCGGGTTCGAGACGGAGGGCCGCGCCCTTTTCCAGAGTCACATGACAGAACACCGCCAATGGGAGCACGGCTCCTTCTCGCTGCACTGCTGCGTGTGCGACCACTCGACCAATCAGGAGGCAGAGATGAGGGCTCACGCCGCCACGCACATACAGGGCGACACGGGGGTCAGCGGAGACATGAG ATGCCCCGTCACCCCTCCTGCCACCGCCACCGCTGCCGCCTCCAGCAGCACTCCGgcagttgccatggcaacccaGCCGGAGAAGAGCACCTCTGAGCATCGCTGCCGCATCTGCCAGAGGTCGTTTCCAGGGCAACAGGAGCTGCTGGTTCACTTCCAGGGTCATCGCCAAGGCAACCAGTACCGGTGCGACCGGTGCGGCCACCTGACGCGGACAGCCAACAAGCTGGTGGAGCACGTTCGCGTGCACACGGGCGAGCGGCCGTTCACCTGCGACCTCTGCCCCTACAGCGCCAAGCGGCGGGACAGTCTGCGGCTGCACTGCAAGGTCAAACACGCCGCGCACGTCAACGGGAACGCGGCGGACACGCCCGGCGACGTGCACACGCACCGCTCGTACGTGCACGGAGACAATCAGCGTTCAAACAAACACGTTCAGCGGCTGCACACACcgccctacacacacactgctgcaccctcctcttcctcctgctcctctcttcctcctcttcatccctcgCTCTCCGACCGGGCGGGATGGAGGGatttatctcctctcctccccatcACGACGCTCATCTCTCTGAAACCACGCTCTCCttcttcaccctcctcctccacttcctcctcttcagcctcctcctcttcctccccttcaccctcctcctcctcctcttcttcctcctccaaaCACTCCTTTCTTGGTTACCTTGGTCTGACGACTTCTttataa